From Acidobacteriota bacterium:
GAGTACGGCTTGGTGTCGATGAAACTCAGGGGATCGGTCGACGCGAGGCCGCGATCGTGCTCGACCCACGGCCCGTCGAACAGCATCGCGAGGCGGTCGGCGGCGCCGAGGCGGAAGTGATGTCCGCACTTCGGGCACACCTGCATGTTGCCGTCGAGGTCCTTCTTGTAGAGCGCCTGGCCGCAGTCCGGGCACTTGACCCAGATGCCTTCAGGGATGCGGCTCGCCTTCTCCGTCGGGGCGATGGGTTTGGGAACGCGCTTGAACCAGGCCATGGGGTGTCGTGACCGTGCCGCGGTGCCGGGGACTGCCCCGGCCGTTCGCGACGTCGGCTGGCGAAGGTGACAGCGTAGCCGTCGCCGGAGGGCACGTCAACGCTGCCGCGGGACGTAGTACTGGGTGCCCTGCTGCATGTGCTCGATCTGTCGGAGCAGGTCTTCGACGTCTTCGTCGTGCCAGTCGAGCCCGAGCGACGAGGTCTCGACGACGAGCAGTGGAGCGCTGGTGTAGTGGAAGAAGAAGTGGTTGAAGGCGTCGTTCAACTCACCGATTCGCGCTTCGTCATCGGCTGCGCGACGATCGGCGAGTCGGCGGGCCCTGTCACGCAGGTGCTTGCGCAGCCTGTCTGTCGGGCACTGCAGATAGACGACGACGTCGGGCGTCGGGAGATCCCTGGTGAGCAGGTCGTACAGGCGTTGATAGATGAAGAGCTCGTTGTCGTCCAGCGTCAGGTACGCGAAAATCCTGTCCTTGTCGAACAGGTAGTCGCAGACGGTGGTCTGGCTGAAGAGGTCGCCCTGCCGCAGGGTTTCCTGCTGGCGATGGCGCGCGAGCAGATGGAAGAGCTGCGCCTGGAACGCCGCGCCGCTGCCGCGTGCGCGACGGTCGCCTGCAAACGGATTCTCCCCATCGTCGGTGACCAGCGTCGCGTCGAGGCGCTGCGCGAGACGTTCCGCGAGGAGGGCTTTGCCGACGCCCGGAGGGCCCTCGATCGCGAGGTAGCGCGCGTCCACGATGGCGCGCAGTATAGCGACGGGCTTCGAACCCCAGCAAGTCGCGCGTGCTAGCATGCGCCCGAGTGATGACGCGTCGCCTGTTGCTCTCAGTCGGACTGGCGGTGGCCACCGCTTGTGCGTCGGCACCGCCGGCCGTACCACCCCCGGTCGTCGCCCCCGCCTACGAACCCAAGGTCGCCAGCATCCTGCGCCTCGAAGACTTGCGTGTGCTGGAGGATGCGCTCTCGCGTCCCGTGGCTCCACCGCCAGGCGTCGACGCCCGCGGCCGTCCGCGGCCCGCCGCACCGGCGCCGCCGGCGATGGATCTCGTCACGCTCCTCGGCGATTCGGATGCGCGCGTGCGCCGGCGTGCCGCACTCGGGATCGGCCGCGTGGGTCTGT
This genomic window contains:
- a CDS encoding deoxynucleoside kinase, translated to MLARATCWGSKPVAILRAIVDARYLAIEGPPGVGKALLAERLAQRLDATLVTDDGENPFAGDRRARGSGAAFQAQLFHLLARHRQQETLRQGDLFSQTTVCDYLFDKDRIFAYLTLDDNELFIYQRLYDLLTRDLPTPDVVVYLQCPTDRLRKHLRDRARRLADRRAADDEARIGELNDAFNHFFFHYTSAPLLVVETSSLGLDWHDEDVEDLLRQIEHMQQGTQYYVPRQR